A genomic segment from Dietzia psychralcaliphila encodes:
- the tkt gene encoding transketolase, producing MTSASEITELTTARHPSDWTELDTRAVDTARVLAAEAVQNCGSGHPGTAMSLAPLAYTLYQRVMRHDPSDPKWVGRDRFVLSCGHSSLTQYVQLYLAGFGLELEDLKALRTWGSKTPGHPEWNHTDGVEITTGPLGQGLASAVGMAMAARYERGLFDPEAPAGKSPFDHFIYVVASDGDLQEGVTAEASSLAGTQQLGNLIAVYDDNKISIEDDTQIAFDEDVAARYEAYGWHVQTVNGGEDIAAIEEAIADARAVTDKPSIIVLRTVIAYPAPTMMNTGASHGAALGQEEVDAVKEALGMGGTDPFTVDDEVIAHTRAARDRGARVHAQWSDMFHAWAEANPGAKSLFDRLYSGQMPDGWDAGLPTWEADPKGVATRKASAKAIQALAGTLPELWGGSADLAGSNNTQIEGADSFGPPSISTGMWTASPYGRNLHFGVREHAMGAILNGIALHGPTRPYGGTFLIFSEYMRPAVRLAALQGSNAYYVWTHDSIGLGEDGPTHQPVEQLAALRAIPGLAVLRPADANETAAAWRAMLVALDGPKGLCLTRQNIPVLEGTAEMAREGVERGAYVLADASTGTPEVILMGTGSEVHLAVAAREVLESEGVPTRVVSVPCVEFFDQQDPEYRESVLPRSVRARVSVEAGIAMPWYRFLGDAGRAVSLEHFGASAPYETLYTEFGITGDAVVAAARESLAAVNGEAS from the coding sequence GTGACCAGCGCGTCGGAGATCACCGAGCTCACCACCGCCCGCCACCCGTCCGACTGGACCGAACTGGACACCCGGGCGGTCGACACCGCGCGTGTCCTCGCCGCCGAGGCCGTGCAGAACTGCGGTAGCGGTCACCCGGGCACCGCCATGAGCCTGGCGCCCCTGGCCTACACGCTCTACCAGCGGGTCATGCGCCACGACCCGTCGGACCCGAAGTGGGTGGGCCGGGACCGTTTCGTCCTGTCCTGCGGGCACTCGTCGCTCACCCAGTACGTCCAGCTCTACCTCGCCGGTTTCGGTCTGGAGCTCGAGGATCTCAAGGCGCTGCGCACCTGGGGTTCCAAGACCCCGGGGCATCCCGAGTGGAACCACACAGACGGAGTGGAGATCACCACCGGACCGCTCGGTCAGGGACTTGCCTCCGCGGTGGGAATGGCGATGGCCGCCCGGTACGAGCGGGGCCTGTTCGATCCGGAGGCGCCCGCCGGGAAGAGCCCGTTCGACCACTTCATCTACGTCGTCGCCTCGGACGGCGACCTTCAGGAGGGGGTGACCGCCGAGGCCTCGTCGCTCGCGGGCACCCAGCAGCTCGGGAACCTCATCGCGGTCTACGACGACAACAAGATCTCGATCGAGGACGACACCCAGATCGCCTTTGACGAGGACGTCGCCGCGCGCTACGAGGCCTACGGATGGCACGTGCAGACGGTCAACGGTGGTGAGGACATCGCCGCCATCGAGGAGGCGATCGCCGACGCGCGCGCGGTCACGGACAAGCCCTCGATCATCGTCCTGCGCACCGTCATCGCCTACCCGGCCCCCACCATGATGAACACGGGGGCGTCCCACGGCGCGGCGCTCGGGCAGGAGGAGGTGGACGCGGTCAAGGAGGCGCTCGGCATGGGCGGCACCGATCCGTTCACCGTCGACGACGAGGTGATCGCCCACACGCGGGCCGCCCGTGACCGCGGTGCCCGTGTCCACGCGCAGTGGAGCGACATGTTCCATGCGTGGGCCGAGGCCAACCCCGGCGCCAAGAGTCTCTTCGACCGCCTCTACTCCGGCCAGATGCCGGACGGCTGGGACGCCGGCCTGCCGACGTGGGAGGCCGACCCCAAGGGCGTCGCCACCCGCAAGGCGTCCGCCAAGGCCATCCAGGCGCTCGCCGGGACCCTCCCCGAGCTGTGGGGTGGATCAGCGGACCTCGCGGGGTCCAACAACACCCAGATCGAGGGCGCCGACTCCTTCGGCCCGCCCTCCATCTCCACCGGGATGTGGACCGCGTCCCCGTACGGGCGCAACCTGCACTTCGGCGTCCGGGAGCACGCCATGGGCGCGATCCTCAACGGAATCGCCCTCCACGGTCCGACCCGGCCCTACGGCGGAACCTTCCTCATCTTCAGCGAGTACATGCGCCCGGCCGTCCGGCTCGCCGCCCTCCAGGGCAGCAACGCGTACTACGTATGGACGCACGACTCGATCGGTCTGGGCGAGGACGGCCCCACCCACCAGCCGGTCGAGCAACTCGCTGCGCTGCGGGCCATCCCGGGACTGGCCGTCCTGCGGCCGGCGGACGCCAACGAGACGGCGGCGGCGTGGCGTGCCATGCTCGTCGCCCTCGACGGCCCCAAGGGGCTGTGCCTGACCCGCCAGAACATCCCCGTCCTCGAGGGCACGGCCGAGATGGCCCGTGAGGGTGTCGAGCGCGGGGCCTACGTCCTGGCCGACGCGTCGACCGGCACCCCCGAGGTGATCCTTATGGGCACCGGTTCGGAGGTCCATCTGGCGGTCGCCGCGCGGGAGGTCCTCGAGTCCGAGGGCGTGCCGACCCGGGTGGTGTCGGTGCCGTGTGTCGAGTTCTTCGACCAGCAAGACCCGGAGTACCGCGAGTCGGTCCTCCCCCGGTCGGTCCGCGCCCGCGTCAGCGTCGAGGCCGGTATCGCGATGCCGTGGTACCGCTTCCTCGGCGATGCGGGTCGAGCGGTGTCGCTGGAGCACTTCGGCGCCTCCGCCCCGTACGAGACCTTGTACACCGAGTTCGGAATCACCGGCGACGCCGTGGTCGCCGCGGCCCGCGAATCCCTCGCGGCCGTCAACGGGGAGGCATCATGA
- the tal gene encoding transaldolase, translated as MTNANLAALSAAGVSVWLDDLSRQLLTSGELEKRMSTYSVVGVTTNPAIFQAALGDSSAYESALAEAVRADRDVDSVVRALTTADVRDACDVLAGVYETTDGVDGRVSLEVDPRLAEDTEGTVTQAVELVAAVDRPNLMIKIPATAAGLPAITEVIGRGIDVNVTLIFSADQYREVAEAYLAGLEKAAAAGQDLSRIHSVASVFVSRLDSEIDSRLPGDSDLRGRAGLANARLCQDVYDEVYDTAGRFGDLAARGARPQRLLWASTGVKDPAYPDTLYVSGLVTHGTVNTMPFPTMEAFADHGVLEGDTVRGTGAASRDTLEALRAAGIDLDQVFTLLEQQGVQKFVSAWDDLLATVTSRIDEIQSGS; from the coding sequence ATGACCAACGCCAATCTCGCCGCACTGAGCGCCGCCGGCGTCTCGGTCTGGCTCGACGACCTGTCCCGCCAACTGCTCACCTCGGGCGAGCTCGAGAAGCGGATGTCCACCTACTCGGTCGTGGGCGTCACCACCAATCCCGCGATCTTCCAGGCCGCGCTGGGCGACTCGTCTGCGTACGAGTCCGCGCTCGCCGAGGCCGTACGTGCCGACAGGGACGTCGACTCGGTGGTGCGCGCGCTCACCACCGCGGACGTCCGGGACGCCTGTGACGTCCTGGCGGGCGTCTACGAGACCACCGACGGCGTCGACGGACGCGTGTCCCTCGAGGTCGATCCCCGATTGGCGGAGGACACAGAGGGGACCGTGACCCAGGCGGTCGAGCTCGTCGCCGCCGTGGACCGGCCCAACCTCATGATCAAGATCCCGGCCACCGCCGCGGGTCTCCCGGCCATCACGGAGGTGATCGGGCGCGGGATCGACGTGAACGTCACGCTCATCTTCTCGGCCGATCAGTACCGCGAGGTCGCGGAGGCGTATCTGGCGGGGTTGGAGAAGGCGGCGGCAGCGGGTCAGGACCTCTCCCGCATCCATTCGGTGGCCTCGGTGTTCGTCAGCCGACTCGACTCCGAGATCGATTCCCGCCTGCCCGGGGACTCCGACCTCCGTGGCAGGGCGGGACTGGCCAACGCCCGGCTGTGTCAGGACGTCTACGACGAGGTCTACGACACCGCCGGCCGGTTCGGGGACCTCGCCGCCCGGGGCGCCCGCCCCCAGCGCCTGCTCTGGGCCTCGACCGGTGTCAAGGACCCGGCCTACCCCGACACCCTCTACGTGAGCGGTCTGGTCACCCACGGCACGGTCAACACCATGCCCTTCCCGACCATGGAGGCGTTCGCCGACCACGGGGTCCTCGAGGGCGACACGGTCCGGGGCACCGGTGCGGCCTCCCGGGACACCCTCGAGGCGCTTCGTGCCGCGGGGATCGACCTCGACCAGGTCTTCACGTTGCTCGAGCAGCAGGGCGTGCAGAAGTTCGTCAGTGCGTGGGACGACCTGCTCGCCACTGTCACCTCGCGGATCGACGAGATCCAGTCGGGGTCGTGA
- the zwf gene encoding glucose-6-phosphate dehydrogenase encodes MPSPAVGDTVGGPEGSANPLRDPRDRRLPRIAGPSGLVIFGVTGDLSKKKLIPAVYDLANRGLLPPGFSLIGFGRRRWTHSDFADFAREHARERCRTPFREDVWEQLAAGLRFVTGTFDDDEGFDRLAEQLTALETERGTAGNYAFYLSVPPDDFPTVCRHLDRTGCTRAVDGAWRRVVIEKPFGHDLASARELNAVVGAVFPEDSVFRIDHYLGKETVQNILALRFANQLFEPVWNTNHVDHVQITMAEDIGLGGRAGYYDGIGAARDVIQNHLIQLMALVAMEEPTDFSAEALRAEKTKVLESTSLALPISETAARGQYSGGWQGSEQVVGLKDEEGYDPSSTTETYAAITLEVHNRRWADVPFYLRTGKRLGRRVTEIAVVFRRAPHLPFDATMTQELGQNALVIRVQPDEGVTLRFGSKVPGTAMEVRDVNMDFAYGEAFTESSPEAYERLILDVLLGEPSLFPVSREVELSWMLLDPVLSEWSAGGTPEQYQAGTWGPRGADEILARSGRAWRRP; translated from the coding sequence CTGCCCTCCCCGGCCGTCGGCGACACCGTCGGCGGCCCGGAGGGGTCGGCCAACCCGCTCCGCGATCCACGGGACCGTAGGCTGCCCCGGATCGCCGGGCCGTCCGGCCTCGTCATCTTCGGCGTCACCGGGGACCTCTCCAAGAAAAAGCTCATCCCCGCCGTCTACGACCTGGCGAACCGGGGTCTGCTCCCACCGGGTTTCTCCCTCATCGGTTTCGGTCGCCGCCGGTGGACCCACTCCGACTTCGCCGATTTCGCCCGTGAACACGCCAGGGAACGGTGTCGCACCCCGTTCCGCGAGGACGTCTGGGAACAGCTGGCGGCGGGACTCCGGTTCGTCACCGGGACCTTCGACGACGACGAGGGGTTCGATCGACTGGCGGAGCAGCTGACCGCCCTCGAGACCGAACGGGGCACCGCCGGGAACTACGCCTTCTACCTCTCTGTCCCCCCGGACGACTTCCCCACCGTCTGCCGGCACCTCGACCGCACCGGATGTACCAGGGCGGTGGACGGAGCATGGCGCCGCGTGGTCATCGAGAAGCCATTCGGACACGATCTGGCGAGTGCCCGTGAGCTCAACGCGGTGGTGGGAGCCGTCTTCCCCGAGGACTCGGTGTTCCGCATCGACCACTACCTGGGCAAGGAGACGGTCCAGAACATCCTCGCGCTGCGCTTCGCCAACCAGCTCTTCGAGCCGGTGTGGAACACCAACCACGTCGACCACGTGCAGATCACCATGGCCGAGGACATCGGCCTCGGCGGCCGCGCCGGATACTACGACGGGATCGGGGCGGCGCGTGACGTCATCCAGAACCACCTCATCCAGCTGATGGCGCTGGTGGCGATGGAGGAACCCACGGACTTCTCGGCGGAGGCGCTGCGGGCGGAGAAGACCAAGGTCCTGGAGTCGACCTCGCTCGCGTTGCCGATCTCCGAGACCGCTGCCCGCGGCCAGTACTCCGGCGGGTGGCAGGGGTCCGAGCAGGTGGTGGGGCTCAAGGACGAGGAGGGGTACGACCCGTCCTCCACCACCGAGACCTATGCCGCGATCACCCTGGAGGTGCACAACAGGCGCTGGGCCGACGTCCCGTTCTACCTGCGCACCGGCAAGCGGCTGGGCCGTCGCGTCACTGAGATCGCGGTGGTCTTCAGGCGCGCCCCCCATCTGCCCTTCGACGCGACCATGACCCAGGAGCTGGGCCAGAACGCGTTGGTGATCCGTGTGCAACCCGACGAAGGCGTGACGCTGCGGTTCGGGTCGAAGGTCCCCGGCACCGCGATGGAGGTCCGCGACGTCAACATGGACTTCGCCTACGGTGAGGCCTTCACCGAATCCTCGCCCGAGGCGTACGAGCGGCTCATCCTGGACGTCCTGCTGGGCGAACCGTCTCTGTTCCCCGTCTCGCGCGAGGTGGAACTGAGCTGGATGCTCCTCGATCCGGTGCTCAGTGAATGGTCGGCCGGTGGCACCCCCGAGCAGTACCAGGCCGGGACCTGGGGTCCGCGTGGTGCCGACGAGATCCTGGCCCGCAGTGGCCGCGCATGGAGGCGACCGTGA
- a CDS encoding glucose-6-phosphate dehydrogenase assembly protein OpcA encodes MIIDLPDTSTREISKKLVQIREDAGLSTIGRVLTLIVLTDHVRGSETAIEAANEASREHPCRVIVVIRGNRARADRLDGQIRVGGDAGAAEVVVLRTSGAMASQSASLVTPLLLPDTPLAVWWPRHSPTLLSEDKVGRLARRRIVDSDAEGHPTDALAKRAAGYSPGDTDLAWARVTHWRSLLAATLDRPPFETITGATVCGPERAASVDLAGGWLASRLGIDVHRAVGPRMVVLERASGSIVIEQVSPTSAELRITGHSPTRVTLVKRSVADCLAEELRRMDTDGVYADALANHDRVIYTSASVR; translated from the coding sequence GTGATCATTGACCTACCTGACACCTCGACCCGCGAGATCTCCAAGAAACTCGTGCAGATCCGTGAGGACGCGGGGCTGAGCACGATCGGCCGGGTGCTCACGCTGATCGTCCTCACCGACCATGTCCGCGGCAGCGAAACCGCGATCGAGGCGGCCAACGAGGCCAGCCGTGAGCACCCGTGTCGGGTGATCGTGGTGATCCGCGGCAACCGCGCCAGGGCGGACCGACTCGACGGTCAGATCCGGGTCGGTGGCGACGCGGGAGCGGCCGAGGTCGTGGTCCTGCGGACCTCGGGGGCGATGGCGTCGCAGTCCGCCTCGTTGGTCACTCCGTTGCTCCTCCCCGACACTCCTCTCGCGGTGTGGTGGCCCAGACACTCGCCGACATTGTTGTCCGAGGACAAGGTGGGTCGTCTGGCGCGACGCCGGATCGTGGACTCCGACGCCGAGGGGCACCCGACGGACGCACTCGCCAAACGGGCGGCCGGGTACTCCCCGGGGGATACCGATCTCGCCTGGGCGCGGGTCACGCACTGGCGTTCCCTGCTGGCGGCCACCCTGGACAGGCCGCCGTTCGAGACCATCACCGGCGCCACGGTGTGTGGACCCGAGCGGGCGGCGTCGGTGGACCTCGCCGGTGGTTGGCTCGCCTCCCGTCTGGGGATCGACGTCCACCGCGCGGTGGGGCCGCGGATGGTCGTCCTGGAGCGCGCCTCCGGATCGATCGTCATCGAGCAGGTGAGCCCCACCTCGGCGGAGCTACGGATCACCGGTCACTCCCCCACGCGGGTGACGCTGGTGAAACGGAGCGTGGCGGACTGCCTCGCCGAGGAACTCCGCCGAATGGACACCGACGGTGTGTACGCCGACGCCCTCGCGAACCACGACCGGGTGATCTACACCTCTGCCTCCGTGCGCTGA
- the pgl gene encoding 6-phosphogluconolactonase → MPHIRHVVHTDTDALAAAAARTVAECLTERIDAAGQATLALTGGSVGIKTAAALAGSPVDWERVTIFFGDERFVPAGHPERNDGQLDEALLDSLGDRPTVHRWPARTAEDSDVDSAAARFLESLDIPGGDDPIFDVTILGMGPEGHIDSIFPHTPAVAETERMVVGVRECPKPPAERMTFTLPAVRRSRHVLVVAAGEGKAEAVARGLGGADPTEWPVAGAVGSESTTYHLDEGAASALN, encoded by the coding sequence ATGCCCCACATCCGTCATGTAGTCCACACCGACACGGATGCGCTGGCCGCCGCGGCCGCCAGGACGGTAGCGGAGTGTCTCACCGAGCGGATCGACGCCGCGGGACAGGCGACGCTGGCACTGACGGGGGGTTCGGTCGGGATCAAGACCGCCGCCGCCCTCGCCGGGTCCCCCGTGGACTGGGAACGGGTCACCATCTTCTTCGGGGACGAGCGGTTCGTTCCCGCTGGTCACCCGGAGCGCAACGACGGCCAGCTGGACGAGGCTCTTCTCGATTCCCTGGGTGACCGTCCGACCGTGCACCGCTGGCCGGCGCGAACCGCGGAGGACAGCGATGTCGACTCCGCCGCCGCACGATTCCTCGAGTCTCTCGACATCCCCGGCGGCGACGATCCGATCTTCGACGTGACCATCCTGGGCATGGGACCCGAGGGGCACATCGATTCGATCTTCCCGCACACCCCCGCGGTCGCCGAGACGGAGCGGATGGTGGTGGGCGTCCGCGAGTGCCCCAAGCCCCCTGCCGAGCGGATGACGTTCACCCTCCCGGCGGTTCGTCGCTCACGGCACGTACTGGTGGTGGCGGCCGGTGAGGGCAAGGCGGAGGCGGTGGCCCGGGGACTCGGCGGGGCCGACCCGACGGAATGGCCGGTGGCCGGAGCGGTGGGGTCCGAGTCGACGACCTACCACCTCGACGAGGGCGCGGCGTCCGCGCTGAACTGA
- the secG gene encoding preprotein translocase subunit SecG: MKLALDIFLVATSLLLMLFILLHRGKGGGLSSLFGGGVQSSLSGSSVVERNLDRVTVVVAILWLIAIVAVGLLVRFG; this comes from the coding sequence ATGAAGCTCGCCCTGGACATCTTCCTCGTCGCCACCAGCCTGCTGTTGATGCTGTTCATCCTGCTGCACCGCGGTAAGGGGGGCGGTCTGTCCTCGCTGTTCGGCGGCGGTGTGCAGTCCAGCCTCTCCGGGTCGAGTGTCGTGGAGCGCAACCTCGACCGTGTGACCGTGGTCGTGGCAATACTGTGGCTCATCGCGATCGTCGCGGTCGGCCTCCTGGTCCGCTTCGGCTGA
- the tpiA gene encoding triose-phosphate isomerase, whose translation MARTPLIAGNWKMNLNHLEAIALVQKVAFALPEKYLEKVEVAFIPPFTDIRGVQIVIEGDKLGFAYGAQDVSVHESGAYTGEISAGMLAKLGCTYAVVGHSERREYHSETDELVAAKAAACHKHGLTPIVCVGEKLETREAGDHVGFVVEQLKGSLAGLGKEQLASTVIAYEPVWAIGTGKTASAADAQEVCAAIRSALSELAGPEISDQMRVLYGGSVNASTVGELLEQPDVDGGLVGGSSLKPDEFAQLSAIAAGGPLP comes from the coding sequence ATGGCACGCACACCGCTCATCGCCGGAAACTGGAAGATGAACCTCAACCACCTCGAGGCGATCGCGCTCGTGCAGAAGGTGGCCTTCGCGCTGCCGGAGAAGTACCTCGAGAAGGTGGAGGTGGCATTCATCCCTCCGTTCACCGACATCCGCGGTGTCCAGATCGTGATCGAAGGGGACAAGCTCGGTTTCGCCTACGGCGCGCAGGACGTGTCGGTCCACGAGTCCGGTGCGTACACCGGCGAGATCTCGGCGGGAATGCTCGCCAAACTCGGGTGCACCTACGCCGTGGTGGGCCACTCCGAGCGTCGCGAGTACCACTCGGAGACCGACGAGCTGGTTGCCGCCAAGGCCGCGGCGTGTCACAAGCACGGTCTCACCCCGATCGTCTGCGTGGGGGAGAAGTTGGAGACCCGGGAGGCGGGTGACCACGTGGGCTTCGTCGTGGAGCAGCTCAAGGGATCCCTCGCGGGCCTGGGCAAGGAGCAGCTGGCTTCCACCGTCATCGCCTACGAGCCCGTGTGGGCCATCGGGACGGGCAAGACGGCCTCGGCCGCGGACGCGCAGGAGGTGTGCGCGGCCATCCGCTCGGCCCTCTCCGAGCTGGCGGGTCCCGAGATCTCGGATCAGATGCGCGTGTTGTACGGCGGGAGCGTCAATGCCTCCACCGTCGGTGAACTCCTCGAGCAGCCCGACGTCGACGGCGGCCTGGTGGGCGGGTCCTCGCTCAAGCCCGACGAGTTCGCCCAGCTCTCCGCCATCGCCGCCGGCGGTCCGCTGCCCTGA
- a CDS encoding phosphoglycerate kinase codes for MAVSTLKDLLDAGVEGRKILVRCDLNVPLDGSTITDSGRITASLPTLNALLDAGAALVITAHLGRPKGAADPSFSLAPVAERLSDELGRYVQLAGDVVGPDARERANGLTDGDVLLVENIRFDPRETSKDPAERAALAAELASLVGEDGAFVSNGFGVVHRAQASVYDIAEVLPAYAGDLVQSEVEVLAGLTGDAERPYAVVLGGSKVSDKLAVIEALAPKVDTLVIGGGMCFTFLAAQGHGVGSSLLQEEMIGTCKDLLDKFGDVITLPVDVVAADGFAADAAHTTVPADAIPDGKMGLDIGPESIALFTDKLSAAKTVFWNGPMGVFEFEAFSSGTRGVAEAIITATRDGAFSVVGGGDSAAAVRTLGLGEENFSHISTGGGASLEYLEGKELPGVTALERSN; via the coding sequence ATGGCAGTGAGCACGCTCAAGGACCTGCTCGACGCCGGAGTCGAGGGTCGCAAGATCCTCGTCCGCTGCGATCTCAACGTCCCACTCGACGGGTCGACCATCACCGACTCCGGCCGGATCACGGCCTCACTGCCCACCCTCAACGCGCTGCTCGACGCCGGCGCCGCGCTGGTGATCACGGCACACCTGGGCCGGCCGAAGGGCGCGGCCGACCCGTCGTTCTCGCTGGCCCCCGTTGCTGAGAGGCTGAGCGACGAGCTGGGTCGATACGTCCAGCTGGCCGGCGACGTGGTGGGGCCGGACGCCCGCGAGCGCGCCAACGGACTGACCGACGGCGACGTGCTCCTGGTCGAGAACATCCGCTTCGACCCCCGTGAGACCAGCAAGGATCCCGCCGAGCGTGCCGCGTTGGCCGCCGAGCTGGCGAGCCTCGTCGGCGAGGACGGCGCGTTCGTCTCCAACGGTTTCGGTGTGGTCCACCGCGCGCAGGCATCGGTCTACGACATCGCCGAGGTGCTCCCGGCCTACGCCGGCGACCTGGTCCAGAGCGAGGTCGAGGTCCTCGCCGGCCTGACCGGGGACGCCGAGCGACCGTACGCCGTGGTGCTCGGCGGGTCCAAGGTCTCGGACAAGCTCGCCGTGATCGAGGCGCTCGCTCCCAAGGTCGACACACTGGTCATCGGTGGCGGCATGTGCTTCACCTTCCTGGCCGCACAGGGTCACGGCGTCGGTTCCTCGCTCCTGCAGGAGGAGATGATCGGCACCTGCAAGGACCTGCTCGACAAGTTCGGTGACGTGATCACCCTGCCCGTGGACGTGGTGGCGGCAGACGGGTTCGCCGCCGACGCCGCGCACACCACGGTGCCGGCCGACGCGATCCCCGACGGCAAGATGGGGCTCGACATCGGCCCCGAGTCCATCGCCTTGTTCACCGACAAGCTGTCCGCCGCCAAGACCGTCTTCTGGAACGGCCCGATGGGCGTGTTCGAGTTCGAGGCGTTCTCCAGCGGTACCCGTGGCGTCGCCGAGGCGATCATCACCGCGACCAGGGACGGTGCGTTCTCCGTGGTTGGCGGTGGCGACTCCGCTGCGGCCGTCCGCACGCTCGGGCTGGGCGAGGAGAACTTCTCGCACATCTCGACGGGCGGCGGTGCCTCGCTCGAGTACCTCGAGGGCAAAGAACTCCCGGGGGTCACCGCCCTCGAACGCAGCAACTGA
- the gap gene encoding type I glyceraldehyde-3-phosphate dehydrogenase: MTVRVGINGFGRIGRNFYRAVEALKAEGKTDIEIVAVNDLTTNDMLAHLLKYDSILGRLGKDVTFDDNSITVGGAKMGALAVKEGPSAVPWGDYDVDVVVESTGIFTSADKARGHLEGGAKKVIISAPASGEDMTIVMGVNDDQYDGSQTIISNASCTTNCLAPVAKVLSDEFGIVKGLMTTIHAYTQDQNLQDAPHSDKRRARAAAINMVPTSTGAAKAVALVLPELKGKFDGYAVRVPLPTGSLTDLTVELEKKATVEEVNAAIKAAAEGPMKGILKYTEDPIVSSDIVTDPHSSIFDAQLTKAIDGQIKIASWYDNEWGYSNRLADLVGLVGKSL, from the coding sequence GTGACCGTGCGCGTAGGCATCAACGGATTCGGACGTATCGGCCGCAACTTCTACCGCGCGGTGGAGGCACTGAAGGCCGAGGGCAAGACCGATATCGAGATCGTGGCCGTCAACGACCTCACCACGAACGACATGCTCGCTCACCTGCTCAAGTACGACTCGATCCTCGGTCGCCTGGGCAAGGACGTGACCTTCGACGACAACTCGATCACCGTCGGTGGGGCCAAGATGGGTGCGCTCGCGGTCAAGGAGGGCCCGTCCGCGGTGCCGTGGGGCGACTACGACGTCGACGTCGTGGTCGAGTCCACCGGTATCTTCACCTCCGCGGACAAGGCCCGCGGCCACCTCGAGGGTGGGGCGAAGAAGGTCATCATCTCCGCGCCCGCCTCGGGTGAGGACATGACCATCGTCATGGGCGTCAACGACGACCAGTACGACGGTTCACAGACGATCATCTCCAACGCCTCCTGCACCACCAACTGCCTCGCGCCGGTGGCCAAGGTCCTGTCCGACGAGTTCGGGATCGTCAAGGGCCTCATGACCACCATCCACGCGTACACCCAGGATCAGAACCTGCAGGACGCGCCCCACAGCGACAAGCGCCGTGCCCGCGCCGCGGCGATCAACATGGTGCCCACCTCCACGGGCGCGGCCAAGGCCGTCGCGCTCGTACTTCCCGAGCTCAAGGGCAAGTTCGACGGCTACGCCGTCCGCGTGCCGCTGCCCACCGGCTCGCTCACGGACCTGACGGTCGAGCTCGAGAAGAAGGCCACGGTCGAGGAGGTCAACGCCGCCATCAAGGCCGCCGCCGAGGGCCCCATGAAGGGAATCCTCAAGTACACGGAGGACCCGATCGTCTCGTCGGACATCGTCACCGACCCGCACTCGTCGATCTTCGACGCGCAGCTGACCAAGGCCATCGACGGCCAGATCAAGATCGCTTCCTGGTACGACAACGAGTGGGGTTACTCCAACCGTCTCGCCGACCTCGTCGGCCTGGTCGGCAAGTCCCTGTAA
- the whiA gene encoding DNA-binding protein WhiA — protein MSLTAQVKSELVRVPVGNSETRKAEIASLLRFAGTLQVLSGRLVIEAEVDSGEIADRLAGELDSLFSVPCEIHPIGGSGGKPARKFVLRVIDRGADLTRQLGLVDSAGRTVRGLPAAVVGGSVAAAEASWRGAFLAHGSLTKPGRSSALEVTAPGAEAAMALVGAARRLGVTAKAREVRGGDRVVIRDGEAIGVLLSRMGATATRDIWEERRSRGEVRATANRLANFDDANLRRSARAAVAAAARVQRALEILAEDVPDHLLAAGELRVQHRQSSLEELGQLADPPMTKDAVAGRIRRLLSMADRKAADLGIPDTESVVTEDMLDED, from the coding sequence GTGTCACTGACCGCACAGGTCAAGTCCGAACTGGTGAGGGTCCCGGTGGGCAACTCCGAGACCAGGAAGGCCGAGATCGCCTCACTCCTGCGGTTCGCGGGCACCCTGCAGGTCCTCTCGGGCCGCCTCGTGATCGAGGCGGAGGTCGATTCGGGTGAGATCGCCGATCGGCTGGCCGGAGAACTCGACTCACTCTTCTCGGTGCCCTGCGAGATCCACCCGATCGGGGGATCCGGTGGGAAGCCGGCCCGGAAGTTCGTTCTTCGGGTGATCGACCGGGGTGCCGACCTGACCCGCCAGCTCGGGCTGGTCGACAGCGCCGGGCGCACGGTCCGGGGACTGCCCGCCGCGGTCGTCGGTGGATCCGTCGCGGCCGCGGAGGCGTCGTGGCGGGGGGCGTTCCTCGCCCACGGTTCCCTGACCAAACCCGGCCGGTCTTCGGCGTTGGAGGTCACCGCGCCCGGCGCCGAGGCGGCGATGGCGCTGGTGGGTGCCGCGCGTCGGCTCGGGGTCACCGCGAAGGCCCGAGAGGTCCGCGGAGGTGACCGGGTCGTGATCCGGGACGGAGAGGCGATCGGGGTCCTCCTCTCCCGGATGGGTGCCACCGCCACCAGGGACATCTGGGAGGAGCGGCGTTCACGCGGAGAGGTCCGGGCGACCGCCAACCGGCTCGCCAACTTCGACGACGCGAATCTCCGCAGGTCCGCACGGGCGGCCGTCGCGGCGGCCGCCAGGGTCCAGCGCGCCCTCGAGATCCTCGCCGAAGACGTCCCGGACCACCTGCTGGCCGCGGGTGAGCTGCGCGTCCAGCACCGCCAGTCCTCACTGGAGGAACTGGGCCAGCTCGCCGACCCACCCATGACCAAGGACGCGGTCGCCGGACGGATCCGCCGACTGTTGTCCATGGCAGACCGCAAGGCCGCCGATCTGGGTATCCCGGACACCGAGTCCGTCGTGACCGAGGACATGCTCGACGAAGACTGA